Proteins encoded by one window of Dunckerocampus dactyliophorus isolate RoL2022-P2 unplaced genomic scaffold, RoL_Ddac_1.1 HiC_scaffold_161, whole genome shotgun sequence:
- the LOC129174700 gene encoding FERM domain-containing protein 4A-like isoform X5, with amino-acid sequence MAISQHQFYLDRKQSKSKIHAARSLSEIAIDLTETGTLKTSKLANMGSKGKIISGSSGSLLSSAGSQESDSSQTAKKDMLAALRARQEALEETLKQRLEELKSICIREAELTGKLPKEYPLDPGEEPPTVRRKIGTAFKLDEQKILPKGEEEELERLEREFAIQSQITEAARRLASDPHVSSKKLKKQRKTSYLNALKKLQEIENSINEYRVRSGKKPTQRASLIIEEANIGSEDSSLSDALVLDDDDPQVIGTPNFSPIASPHKGLPPRPPSHSRPPPPQSLDGLRHLHYARTDYDKSPIKPKMWSESSLDEPYEKVKKRSSHSSHRRFPSSGSTEAGGSNSLQSSPIRSLPQWNSQSSMPSTPDLRTRTPHYVHSTRSVDISPTRLHSLAQHFRNRSSSLESQGKLLTSNTDTHPHTLGTLGSPDFFLGPARSSNGSDPLDDCSSCTSQSSSEHFYPAGGPLAPSTNPNYSTLGEDSPSKARQRQRQRHRSAGHLGSSNSGSMPNLAAKNGSVGGSGGGGVGGGHHGVYLHSQSQPSSQYRIKEYPLYVEGSPNQVVVRSLESDQEGHYSVKAQFKTSSSYTAGGLYKEAWGGEEGGEGSGRLTPSRSQIVRTPSLGREGSGGGGGGRAAVSEELRCWYQRSSGSLKERNHSHSGSTSSETGSQQGTLGHGRVSRVGTLAKGSPVASPHSQRSMTPSSEQAATPTPPCSPQHILNWQSGSFSDSCFLGSPSCSELADVQWYRRDKAKPGTLV; translated from the exons CAGGCTCTCAGGAATCAGACAGCTCCCAAACAGCCAAGAAGGACATGCTGGCAGCACTGAGGGCCCGGCAGGAAGCTCTGGAGGAAACCCTGAAGCAGCGACTAGAGGAACTCAAGAGCATCTGCATCAGAGAGGCT GAACTGACAGGAAAACTTCCCAAGGAATATCCTCTAGATCCAGGAGAGGAACCTCCTACAGTGAGGCGGAAGATAGGTACCGCCTTCAAGCTGGATGAGCAGAAAATTCTTCCTAAGGGAGAG GAAGAGGAGCTAGAGCGCTTGGAGCGGGAATTCGCCATTCAGTCCCAGATTACCGAAGCAGCCAGGCGCCTTGCCAGTGATCCTCACGTGAGCAGCAAGAAGCTGAAGAAGCAGAGGAAGACATCTTATCTGAACGCACTGAAGAAACTTCAGGAAATTGAGAACTCTATAAATGAATACCGGGTTCGCTCTGGCAAAAAGCCAACACAGAGGGCATCGCTTATAATAGAAG AGGCCAACATTGGCTCAGAAGACAGTTCACTGTCTGACGCTCTGGTCCTGGATGATGATGATCCTCAAGTTATCGGTACCCCCAACTTCTCCCCGATCGCTTCGCCTCACAAAGGCCTTCCTCCACGGCCGCCATCCCACAGTCGTCCCCCACCGCCACAATCCCTGGATGGGCTGCGGCATCTGCACTATGCACGCACAGATTACGATAAATCGCCAATTAAACCTAAAATGTGGAGCGAGTCGTCTCTGGATGAGCCTTATGAAAAAGTCAAGAAGCGCTCCTCTCATTCCAG TCACAGACGATTTCCAAGCTCTGGCAGCACAGAAGCAGGAGGTAGTAACTCTCTGCAGAGCAGCCCCATCAGGAGCCTCCCTCAATGGAACTCTCAGTCCAGTATGCCGTCCACCCCAGACTTAAGGACCAGGACACCACACTATGTACATTCCACTAG GTCAGTGGACATCAGTCCCACACGTCTGCACAGTCTCGCTCAGCACTTTAGGAACCGCAGCTCCAGCCTGGAGTCCCAAGGCAAGCTCTTGACATCAAACACTGACACACACCCGCACACCCTCGGCACGCTAGGCAGCCCTGACTTTTTCTTGGGCCCGGCACGGAGCTCTAATGGCTCCGATCCGTTGGACGATTGCTCCTCCTGCACCAGCCAGAGCAGTTCGGAGCATTTCTACCCCGCAGGGGGGCCCTTAGCCCCCAGCACCAATCCCAACTACTCCACCCTCGGTGAGGACTCGCCCTCCAAAGCTAGGCAGAGACAGCGGCAGAGGCACAG GTCTGCAGGTCATCTGGGCTCCTCTAACTCCGGCTCCATGCCAAACTTGGCAGCCAAGAACGGCTCTGTCGGAGGATCAGGTGGAGGCGGCGTCGGAGGAGGACACCACGGAGTCTACCTCCACAGCCAGAGCCAGCCGTCCTCCCAGTACCGTATCAAAGAGTACCCACTGTACGTGGAGGGGAGCCCCAACCAGGTGGTCGTACGCAgcctggagagtgaccaagagGGCCACTACAGTGTCAAGGCCCAGTTCAAGACCTCCAGCTCCTACACGGCTGGGGGACTGTACAAGGAGGCGTGGGGAGGAGAGGAGGGCGGGGAAGGGAGTGGCCGATTAACGCCGTCCCGCTCGCAGATTGTACGGACTCCATCATTGGGGCGTGAGGggagcggaggaggaggagggggccgGGCAGCGGTGTCTGAAGAGCTGCGCTGCTGGTACCAGAGGTCATCCGGGAGCCTAAAGGAGAGGAATCACTCCCATTCAGGATCCACGTCATCCGAAACAGGGTCACAGCAAGGCACGCTTGGACATGGGCGGGTCAGTCGGGTAGGGACACTCGCCAAGGGCTCACCAG TTGCATCCCCACACAGCCAGAGGAGTATGACGCCATCTAGTGAGCAGGCAGCCACACCCACTCCCCCCTGCAGTCCACAGCACATCCTCAACTGGCAGAGCGG GTCCTTCAGTGACAGCTGTTTCCTAGGCAGCCCCTCGTGTTCGGAGCTGGCAGATGTGCAGTGGTACAGACGCGACAAGGCCAAACCTGGAACCCTGGTGTGA